A window of the Microbacterium sp. LWH13-1.2 genome harbors these coding sequences:
- a CDS encoding ABC transporter substrate-binding protein, with protein MTAFTRSRSAKILAGVALLSVSAMVVAGCSSTPSDEPSDGGGSSADLTLKLGSLLPQTGSLSFLGPPMESGVGLAVKEVNDAAAGVTIDLTAEDEGDTDTKAYETSITKLQGAGVTAIVGAAASGVSRLILDGNVSAGILQISASNTGPDFTDWDDNGLYFRTAPSDLLQGEVLGNLIAEDGHKTLGVIYQNDAYGTGLFENIKSTFEGAGGEVVADASYNVGDGQFDAQVETIKAQNPDAVAIVSFDQFKTIAPLLVNAGISPDKFYLVDGNLSDYGSSPDTNFPFSLEGAQGTKPGPALEDDFTDRLQTFWTGEGNPEVNDFTYAAEAYDAVVLVALASLAAGSTEGADIAAKMAEVSGGTGDGEKCTSFADCAKIINDGGTADYDGYSGEITFDENGDPQGASIGTYVYGADNLISRTN; from the coding sequence ATGACCGCATTCACGCGCTCGCGCAGCGCCAAGATCCTCGCCGGAGTCGCGCTGCTGAGCGTCTCGGCGATGGTCGTCGCAGGCTGCAGCAGCACGCCCTCGGACGAGCCGTCCGACGGTGGCGGATCGTCCGCCGACCTCACCCTCAAGCTGGGTTCGCTGCTGCCGCAGACCGGATCGCTGTCGTTCCTGGGCCCGCCCATGGAATCCGGCGTCGGACTCGCCGTCAAGGAGGTCAACGACGCTGCAGCAGGCGTCACGATCGACCTGACCGCAGAAGACGAGGGCGACACCGACACCAAGGCCTACGAGACCTCCATCACCAAGCTCCAGGGTGCAGGGGTCACCGCGATCGTCGGCGCCGCCGCATCCGGTGTCTCGCGCCTGATCCTCGACGGCAACGTCTCCGCAGGCATCCTGCAGATCTCCGCCTCGAACACCGGCCCCGACTTCACCGACTGGGACGACAACGGACTCTACTTCCGCACGGCTCCCAGCGACCTGCTGCAGGGCGAGGTGCTCGGCAACCTGATCGCCGAGGACGGCCACAAGACGCTGGGTGTCATCTACCAGAACGACGCCTACGGCACGGGTCTGTTCGAGAACATCAAGTCGACGTTCGAGGGCGCCGGTGGCGAGGTCGTCGCAGACGCGTCCTACAACGTCGGTGACGGTCAGTTCGACGCACAGGTCGAGACCATCAAGGCTCAGAACCCCGACGCCGTCGCGATCGTGTCGTTCGACCAGTTCAAGACCATCGCCCCCCTGCTGGTGAACGCGGGCATCTCGCCCGACAAGTTCTACCTGGTCGATGGAAACCTGTCGGACTACGGCTCGTCGCCCGACACGAACTTCCCGTTCTCGCTCGAGGGCGCTCAGGGCACCAAGCCGGGACCTGCGCTCGAGGACGACTTCACCGACCGTCTGCAGACGTTCTGGACGGGTGAGGGCAACCCCGAGGTCAACGACTTCACGTACGCGGCCGAGGCATACGACGCCGTCGTGCTCGTCGCACTCGCCTCGCTCGCGGCGGGTTCGACCGAGGGCGCGGACATCGCGGCCAAGATGGCCGAGGTCTCGGGCGGCACGGGCGACGGCGAGAAGTGCACCAGCTTCGCGGACTGCGCCAAGATCATCAACGACGGAGGCACCGCCGACTACGACGGCTACTCCGGCGAGATCACGTTCGACGAGAACGGCGACCCGCAGGGCGCCTCGATCGGCACGTACGTGTACGGCGCGGACAACCTGATCTCCCGCACCAACTGA
- a CDS encoding ABC transporter ATP-binding protein, which yields MSAEIPATSPTDDVVVELKDVHAGYLPGVNILNGANLVARQGELIGIIGPNGAGKSTLLKSIFGMVNVRSGDITVNGESIVGLKADKLVKRGVAFVPQTNNVFPSLSIEENLQMGLYQNPKIYTERLEFVTGIFAELGKRLKQRAGSLSGGERQMVAMSRALMMDPSVLLLDEPSAGLSPVRQDDAFIRVSDINKAGVTTIMVEQNARRCLQICDRGYVLDQGKDAYEGTGRDLLNDPKVIGLYLGTLGTDAA from the coding sequence ATGAGCGCCGAGATCCCCGCAACGTCGCCGACCGACGACGTCGTCGTCGAACTCAAGGACGTGCACGCCGGATACCTGCCGGGGGTGAACATCCTGAACGGCGCCAACCTCGTCGCACGCCAGGGCGAGCTGATCGGCATCATCGGGCCCAACGGCGCGGGCAAGTCGACGCTGTTGAAGTCGATCTTCGGCATGGTCAACGTGCGCAGCGGCGACATCACCGTCAACGGCGAGAGCATCGTCGGGCTCAAGGCCGACAAGCTCGTCAAGCGCGGCGTGGCCTTCGTGCCGCAGACGAACAACGTCTTCCCGTCGCTCTCGATCGAGGAGAACCTGCAGATGGGGCTCTACCAGAACCCCAAGATCTACACGGAGCGTCTCGAGTTCGTCACCGGCATCTTCGCCGAGCTGGGCAAGCGCCTCAAGCAGCGCGCGGGCTCTCTCTCCGGCGGTGAGCGTCAGATGGTGGCGATGTCGCGGGCTCTCATGATGGATCCGTCGGTACTGCTCCTCGACGAACCGTCCGCCGGCCTCTCCCCCGTGCGTCAGGACGACGCGTTCATCCGCGTCTCCGACATCAACAAGGCGGGCGTCACCACCATCATGGTCGAGCAGAACGCACGCCGTTGCCTGCAGATCTGCGATCGCGGCTATGTGCTCGACCAGGGCAAGGACGCCTACGAGGGCACCGGACGCGACCTGCTGAACGATCCGAAGGTCATCGGCCTGTACCTCGGAACGCTCGGTACCGACGCGGCCTGA
- a CDS encoding ABC transporter ATP-binding protein, whose amino-acid sequence MRRPKTTGLAKGPAAPGVPKVDPILVADAVQRRFGGLTAVDVDHVEIPRGAITALIGPNGAGKTTLFNLLCGFDKPNSGTWSFDGKNLSGVPSFKVARMGQVRTFQLTKSLSLLTVLENMKLGAPGQRGEGFWSSLFPFLWRKQDQEIEVKARELLARFKLDAKEKDFAASLSGGQRKLLEMARALMSDPTLVMLDEPMAGVNPALTQSLLDHILDLKGLGMTVLFVEHDMHMVRHIADWVVVMAEGRVVAEGPPDEVMEDPAVVDAYLGAHQDLDLGAVTGRIPVIENAAAAKLREQIEAEAEAELAATSTADPDQKGNA is encoded by the coding sequence ATCCGACGCCCCAAGACCACGGGACTCGCGAAGGGCCCTGCGGCCCCCGGAGTGCCCAAGGTGGACCCGATCCTCGTCGCCGACGCCGTGCAGCGGCGCTTCGGCGGTCTGACCGCCGTCGACGTCGACCACGTCGAGATCCCGCGCGGAGCGATCACCGCTCTGATCGGTCCGAACGGTGCGGGCAAGACCACGCTGTTCAACCTGCTCTGCGGATTCGACAAGCCCAACAGCGGCACCTGGTCGTTCGACGGGAAGAATCTCTCCGGCGTCCCCTCCTTCAAGGTGGCGCGCATGGGGCAGGTGCGCACGTTCCAACTGACCAAGTCGCTGTCGCTGCTCACGGTGCTCGAGAACATGAAGCTCGGAGCCCCCGGCCAGCGCGGAGAGGGCTTCTGGTCGAGCCTCTTCCCGTTCCTGTGGCGCAAGCAGGACCAGGAGATCGAGGTGAAGGCGCGCGAGCTGCTCGCCCGATTCAAGCTCGACGCCAAGGAGAAGGACTTCGCGGCCTCGCTCTCGGGAGGCCAGCGCAAGCTCCTCGAGATGGCCAGGGCGCTCATGAGCGATCCGACCCTGGTGATGCTCGACGAGCCGATGGCAGGTGTCAACCCGGCTCTCACGCAGTCGCTCCTCGACCACATCCTCGATCTCAAGGGACTCGGGATGACGGTGCTGTTCGTCGAGCACGACATGCACATGGTGCGCCACATCGCCGACTGGGTCGTCGTGATGGCCGAGGGCCGCGTCGTCGCGGAAGGTCCGCCCGATGAGGTCATGGAAGATCCCGCGGTGGTCGACGCCTACCTCGGCGCCCACCAGGACCTCGATCTCGGAGCCGTCACCGGTCGCATCCCCGTGATCGAGAACGCCGCCGCCGCGAAGCTCCGCGAGCAGATCGAAGCAGAGGCCGAGGCGGAGCTCGCAGCGACGAGCACCGCCGATCCCGACCAGAAGGGCAACGCATGA
- a CDS encoding branched-chain amino acid ABC transporter permease, which translates to MDFGSILSNTAVYLLSPVTIAYALAATGLAVHFGYAGLLNFGMAAFMAIGGYGYAISVLTFGLPWWIGMLIGLLGGAFFAVLLGIPTLRLRADYLAIATIAAGEIVRLLFTTQIFDEYTNSADGLAQFNGGFRDANPFPPGTYGFGPWTFSANDLWNRVFGIIVLAIAILLVWALMRSPWGRVLKGIREDEDAVRSLGKNVFAYKMQALVVGGMIGAAGGIVFVLPSAVVPGSYTTSLTFFLWTVLLLGGAATVFGPTLGAILFWVVFAFMANLLPALAKAGILPMSDSQASTLVFIFVGIALMLLVIFRPQGILGDKREMTFVN; encoded by the coding sequence ATGGACTTCGGAAGCATCCTCTCCAACACCGCGGTCTATCTGCTCAGCCCGGTCACGATCGCCTATGCGCTGGCGGCGACGGGTCTGGCCGTGCACTTCGGCTATGCGGGCCTCCTGAACTTCGGTATGGCCGCGTTCATGGCCATCGGCGGCTACGGCTACGCCATCTCGGTGCTGACCTTCGGCCTCCCCTGGTGGATCGGCATGTTGATCGGCCTCCTCGGCGGCGCGTTCTTCGCTGTACTCCTCGGCATCCCGACGCTGCGGCTGCGTGCCGACTACCTCGCCATCGCGACCATCGCGGCCGGTGAGATCGTGCGTCTGCTCTTCACGACGCAGATCTTCGACGAGTACACCAATTCGGCCGACGGACTCGCGCAGTTCAACGGCGGATTCCGCGACGCGAACCCGTTCCCCCCTGGCACCTACGGCTTCGGTCCGTGGACGTTCAGCGCCAACGATCTCTGGAACCGCGTGTTCGGGATCATCGTCCTCGCCATCGCGATCCTGCTCGTGTGGGCGCTGATGCGCAGCCCGTGGGGCCGGGTGCTCAAGGGCATCCGCGAAGACGAGGACGCTGTGCGCTCGCTCGGCAAGAACGTCTTCGCCTACAAGATGCAGGCGCTCGTGGTCGGTGGAATGATCGGCGCGGCGGGTGGGATCGTGTTCGTCCTCCCCTCCGCCGTGGTCCCCGGCAGCTACACCACGTCGCTCACCTTCTTCCTGTGGACCGTGCTGCTTCTCGGCGGCGCGGCGACCGTCTTCGGCCCCACGCTCGGCGCGATCCTGTTCTGGGTCGTGTTCGCGTTCATGGCGAACCTGCTTCCGGCTCTGGCGAAGGCGGGCATCCTGCCGATGTCCGACAGTCAGGCCTCGACGCTGGTGTTCATCTTCGTCGGCATCGCCCTGATGCTGCTCGTGATCTTCCGTCCTCAGGGCATCCTCGGAGACAAGAGGGAGATGACCTTTGTCAATTGA
- a CDS encoding branched-chain amino acid ABC transporter permease gives MRWVIILLASLLAIAFLWLQPPAAASAEETDDGQEITDFYFAGVITFDDDPVEGVVMAIKGNGFEGETETDAEGKWRLYVPEKETYTLTVDEDTLPDGVIVDPALLPEGTQPIAGTTASFEVEFGLTGTKIMNLFLGEGERMTTSFIDQLASRLVGGLNFGLLLALASMGAALIYGTTRLSNFAHAEMVTWGGLVALVTTSIWHLDLWVGIVAAVVGGGLFGWALDAGIWRPLRRRGLGVVQLMIVSIGLSLALRYAFQYLIGGGTRQLPGASPEPFRFGPISLSYIDLIGIVVSIVVIIGVAFFLTRTRIGKATRAISDNPQLAAASGIDVDKVVRYVWILAGTLAAISGILWAYFRPGVKWDMGMQMLLLIFAAITLGGLGTAFGALVGSLIVGIAVEVSTLWIPSDLKYASALVVLIVILLVRPQGLLGRKERLG, from the coding sequence ATGCGGTGGGTCATCATCCTGCTCGCGTCGCTGCTCGCCATCGCATTCCTGTGGTTGCAGCCTCCTGCAGCGGCCTCCGCCGAAGAGACGGACGACGGTCAGGAGATCACCGACTTCTACTTCGCCGGTGTCATCACCTTCGATGACGACCCTGTCGAGGGCGTCGTCATGGCGATCAAGGGCAACGGGTTCGAGGGCGAGACCGAGACCGACGCCGAGGGCAAGTGGCGCCTGTACGTTCCCGAGAAGGAGACGTACACGCTCACGGTCGACGAGGACACCCTCCCCGACGGAGTGATCGTGGATCCCGCGCTGCTGCCTGAGGGAACGCAGCCGATCGCCGGGACGACGGCGTCGTTCGAGGTGGAGTTCGGACTCACCGGCACGAAGATCATGAACCTCTTCCTCGGTGAGGGCGAGCGGATGACGACCTCGTTCATCGACCAGCTCGCCTCGCGCCTCGTCGGCGGCCTCAACTTCGGCCTCCTACTGGCCCTCGCCTCGATGGGAGCGGCGCTGATCTACGGCACGACCCGCCTGTCGAACTTCGCCCACGCCGAGATGGTCACCTGGGGCGGCCTGGTCGCCCTGGTGACCACGAGCATCTGGCATCTCGACCTCTGGGTCGGCATCGTGGCCGCCGTGGTCGGCGGCGGTCTGTTCGGCTGGGCCCTGGATGCCGGCATCTGGCGTCCGCTGCGGCGACGCGGCCTCGGAGTCGTGCAGCTGATGATCGTCAGCATCGGACTCTCGCTCGCACTGCGCTACGCCTTCCAGTACTTGATCGGCGGCGGCACCCGGCAGCTCCCCGGAGCCAGCCCCGAGCCTTTCCGATTCGGTCCGATCTCGCTGTCGTACATCGACCTGATCGGCATCGTCGTGAGCATCGTCGTGATCATCGGCGTCGCGTTCTTCCTCACGCGCACCCGCATCGGCAAGGCCACCCGCGCCATCTCCGACAACCCGCAGCTCGCCGCGGCTTCCGGTATCGATGTCGACAAGGTGGTCCGGTACGTCTGGATCCTCGCCGGCACGCTGGCCGCGATCTCGGGCATCCTGTGGGCGTACTTCCGCCCCGGTGTGAAGTGGGACATGGGCATGCAGATGCTGCTGCTCATCTTCGCCGCCATCACGCTCGGTGGTCTCGGAACCGCGTTCGGCGCCCTCGTCGGCTCGCTCATCGTCGGAATCGCGGTCGAGGTCTCCACCCTGTGGATCCCGTCCGACCTCAAGTACGCGAGCGCCCTCGTCGTGCTCATCGTGATCCTCCTGGTGAGGCCGCAAGGTCTGCTCGGACGCAAGGAAAGGTTGGGCTGA
- the guaB gene encoding IMP dehydrogenase, giving the protein MDQHDPFGFVGLTYDDVLLLPGHTDVIPSEADTSSRITRRISVATPLLSSAMDTVTESRMAIAMAREGGIGILHRNLSIADQAAHVDRVKRSESGMITDPITTTPDATVEEVDALCAKYRISGLPVVDADGRLVGIITNRDMRFVSGFERQTTFVKDVMTSEGLVTAPVGVAAGEVIALFAHHRVEKLPLIDEDGKLAGLITIKDFDKSEKYPLATKDDQGRLRVGAAIGFFGDAWERAEALRDAGVDVLVVDTANGQSQGVIELVKRIKADESFAHIDVIGGNVATREGAQALVDAGVDAVKVGVGPGSICTTRVVAGVGVPQVTAVYEASLAARPAGVPVIADGGLQYSGDIAKALVAGADAVMLGSLLAGTDESPGEIVFQSGKQFKQYRGMGSLGAMQTRGKQTSYSKDRYFQADVPSDDKLIPEGIEGQVPYRGPVAAVAYQLVGGLRQSMFYVGARTIEELKQRGKFVRITAAGLKESHPHDVQIVVEAPNYKR; this is encoded by the coding sequence ATGGACCAGCACGACCCCTTCGGCTTCGTCGGACTCACGTACGACGATGTGCTGCTCCTCCCGGGGCACACCGACGTCATCCCCAGCGAGGCCGACACCTCGTCACGGATCACTCGCCGTATCTCGGTCGCGACTCCGCTGCTCTCCAGCGCGATGGACACCGTGACCGAGTCGCGCATGGCGATCGCGATGGCACGCGAGGGGGGCATCGGCATCCTGCACCGCAACCTGTCGATCGCCGATCAGGCAGCTCATGTCGACCGCGTCAAGCGCAGTGAATCGGGCATGATCACCGACCCGATCACGACGACGCCGGACGCGACCGTCGAAGAGGTCGACGCGCTCTGCGCCAAGTACCGCATCTCGGGGCTCCCCGTCGTCGACGCCGACGGACGCCTCGTCGGCATCATCACGAACCGCGACATGCGCTTCGTCTCAGGCTTCGAGCGCCAGACCACGTTCGTGAAAGACGTCATGACGTCTGAGGGACTCGTCACCGCGCCGGTGGGCGTCGCCGCAGGCGAGGTCATCGCCCTCTTCGCGCATCACCGCGTCGAGAAGCTTCCGCTCATCGATGAAGACGGCAAGCTCGCGGGCCTCATCACCATCAAGGACTTCGACAAGAGCGAGAAGTACCCGCTGGCCACGAAGGACGACCAGGGTCGTCTGCGCGTCGGTGCCGCGATCGGCTTCTTCGGGGATGCGTGGGAGCGTGCGGAGGCGCTGCGCGACGCGGGCGTCGACGTGCTCGTCGTGGACACCGCGAACGGTCAGTCCCAGGGCGTGATCGAACTGGTCAAGCGCATCAAGGCCGACGAGAGCTTCGCGCACATCGACGTCATCGGCGGCAACGTCGCGACCCGCGAGGGAGCTCAGGCACTCGTCGATGCGGGCGTCGACGCCGTCAAGGTCGGCGTGGGCCCGGGGTCGATCTGCACGACGCGCGTCGTCGCCGGAGTCGGTGTGCCGCAGGTCACCGCCGTGTACGAGGCGTCGCTCGCCGCCCGTCCCGCCGGTGTTCCGGTGATCGCCGACGGGGGGCTGCAGTACTCGGGTGACATCGCCAAGGCGCTCGTCGCCGGCGCCGATGCCGTCATGCTCGGCTCGCTGCTGGCCGGCACCGACGAGTCGCCGGGCGAGATCGTGTTCCAGTCGGGCAAGCAGTTCAAGCAGTACCGCGGCATGGGCTCGCTCGGAGCCATGCAGACCCGCGGCAAGCAGACCTCGTACTCGAAGGATCGCTACTTCCAGGCCGACGTGCCCAGCGACGACAAGCTGATCCCCGAGGGCATCGAGGGCCAGGTGCCCTACCGGGGCCCCGTGGCCGCTGTCGCATATCAGCTGGTCGGCGGGCTGCGCCAGTCGATGTTCTACGTCGGCGCTCGCACCATCGAAGAGCTCAAGCAGCGCGGCAAGTTCGTGCGCATCACGGCTGCGGGGCTCAAGGAGTCGCACCCGCATGACGTGCAGATCGTGGTCGAGGCGCCGAACTACAAGCGCTGA
- a CDS encoding DUF4190 domain-containing protein: MTNPPPPGDPQYTPPAWDGNAPAADPATNPAAYPVAGPGYATPPPAPAGNGLAIAGLVLAFVVAPLGLILSIVAAVKLGKAGASKGLAVAGIIVGAVITILWIIGVVLVVTVFANLFSMCAELGPGVWRVDGVTYTCN; encoded by the coding sequence ATGACGAACCCGCCACCGCCCGGAGACCCGCAGTACACCCCGCCGGCATGGGACGGCAACGCCCCCGCCGCAGACCCTGCCACGAACCCCGCCGCATACCCGGTCGCCGGCCCCGGCTATGCGACCCCGCCGCCCGCACCTGCAGGGAACGGACTCGCGATCGCCGGACTCGTCCTGGCTTTCGTGGTCGCCCCGCTCGGTCTCATCCTCAGCATCGTCGCCGCCGTCAAGCTCGGCAAGGCGGGAGCCTCCAAGGGACTCGCCGTCGCGGGCATCATCGTCGGTGCGGTGATCACGATCCTGTGGATCATCGGCGTCGTACTGGTCGTGACGGTGTTCGCGAACCTGTTCTCGATGTGCGCCGAGCTCGGCCCGGGCGTCTGGCGCGTCGACGGCGTCACCTACACCTGCAACTGA
- a CDS encoding DUF2277 domain-containing protein, which yields MCRNIVPLNNLEPAATDHECHDAALQFVRKIAGTTSPSRANQEVFDRAVEEIARATRALVDDLTTTAPRKNREAEATKRRARSAERYEAIRVFQEEKRAARTAS from the coding sequence ATGTGCCGCAACATCGTTCCCCTGAACAACCTCGAGCCCGCCGCCACAGACCACGAGTGTCATGACGCGGCGTTGCAGTTCGTGCGCAAGATCGCGGGAACCACGTCGCCGTCCCGAGCGAACCAGGAGGTGTTCGATCGCGCCGTCGAAGAGATCGCGCGCGCCACCAGAGCGCTCGTCGACGATCTGACGACCACCGCGCCGCGCAAGAATCGTGAAGCCGAGGCGACCAAACGGCGTGCGCGTTCGGCCGAGCGGTACGAGGCGATCCGTGTGTTCCAAGAGGAGAAGCGGGCTGCGCGCACCGCTTCCTGA
- a CDS encoding response regulator, whose protein sequence is MPQDAPRVLVVDDDPDVALLVKTVLERRAGCEVVVADDGLAAVERLAGFSPDVVVTDIEMPGLDGLELLAELRRKDPLVPVIVMTAHVSVEYAVSALRAQADEFLTKPLDNARLVEAVTRLAAEGRARREANRSPEVVLAIGAHPDDVEIGVGGILAAHARAGDSITVLTLSRGSRGGDAESRQHESLASADMLGARLFLKDLVDTEISGGGATVRLIEEVVQEVRPTIVYTHSSHDRHQDHRAASEATIAATRRVGTVACYQSPSSTIDFRPTRFVRIDQDLPQKLRLLECFVSQTATRDYLEPDFVSATARYWSRFGGGMAVEPLEVVRETAEFIGAHELARRES, encoded by the coding sequence ATGCCTCAGGATGCACCCCGCGTCCTGGTCGTCGACGACGACCCGGACGTCGCCCTGCTCGTGAAGACCGTGCTCGAGAGGCGGGCCGGCTGCGAAGTCGTGGTGGCCGATGACGGCCTTGCAGCCGTCGAACGCCTCGCAGGCTTCAGCCCCGACGTGGTCGTCACCGACATCGAGATGCCCGGTCTCGACGGACTCGAGCTCCTCGCGGAACTCCGTCGGAAGGATCCGCTCGTCCCTGTGATCGTGATGACCGCGCATGTCTCGGTCGAGTACGCCGTCTCGGCGCTACGAGCGCAGGCTGACGAGTTCCTGACCAAGCCTCTCGACAACGCGCGACTGGTCGAGGCCGTCACGAGGCTCGCGGCCGAGGGGCGCGCCAGACGTGAGGCGAATCGCTCACCCGAGGTGGTTCTCGCGATCGGTGCGCACCCCGATGACGTCGAGATCGGCGTCGGGGGCATCCTCGCCGCCCACGCACGCGCGGGCGACTCGATCACGGTGCTCACTCTCTCTCGCGGCTCACGCGGGGGAGACGCGGAGAGCCGTCAGCATGAGTCACTGGCCTCGGCCGACATGCTGGGTGCCCGTCTCTTCCTCAAAGACCTCGTCGACACGGAGATCTCCGGAGGCGGCGCGACGGTGCGGCTGATCGAGGAGGTCGTCCAGGAGGTGCGACCGACGATCGTGTACACGCACTCCAGCCACGACCGTCATCAGGACCACCGAGCCGCGAGCGAGGCGACGATCGCCGCCACCAGGCGGGTGGGCACCGTCGCCTGCTACCAGAGCCCCTCGTCGACGATCGACTTCCGGCCGACGCGCTTCGTCCGCATCGACCAGGATCTCCCTCAGAAGCTGCGGCTGCTCGAGTGCTTCGTCTCGCAGACCGCGACGCGCGACTACCTCGAGCCCGACTTCGTGAGCGCCACCGCCCGATACTGGTCGCGTTTCGGCGGGGGAATGGCCGTGGAGCCGCTCGAGGTCGTGCGCGAGACCGCGGAGTTCATCGGTGCGCACGAACTCGCACGACGGGAGAGCTGA
- a CDS encoding ATP-grasp domain-containing protein yields MTARVLVTGAGGPAGVAVIRSLLRRSDLEVFAADMDGWASGIYLVPATHRRLVPPGRDEDFVPAISRMVAEDRLDLVISTVDVELIALAGRRDELAPAVLAAPSQDTLSTALDKLLLAERCESTGRTPRTVLAGADAAAVDWEFPVFAKPRQGAGSRGIRMVADRAALESLPLDEGLIVQDYLPGEEYSVDVIADAAGTVVAAVPRTRARVDSGVAIAGRTVHDPELEETAAAIARAIGLVGVANVQLRRDREGRAVLLEVNPRFPGALPLTVAAGVDIPSLVADLFLGRSIPASIPFREVASVRFLEDIIVEVDEVLVSAHAGHQEEL; encoded by the coding sequence ATGACTGCACGCGTGCTGGTGACCGGTGCGGGCGGCCCCGCCGGAGTCGCGGTGATCCGCTCCCTCCTGCGTCGCTCCGACCTCGAGGTCTTCGCCGCCGACATGGACGGCTGGGCGAGCGGCATCTATCTGGTGCCCGCCACGCATCGACGGCTCGTGCCGCCGGGGCGAGACGAGGACTTCGTGCCGGCGATCTCGCGGATGGTGGCAGAGGACCGTCTCGACCTCGTGATCTCGACCGTCGACGTCGAGCTGATCGCGCTGGCCGGCCGCCGCGACGAACTCGCTCCCGCCGTGCTCGCCGCTCCTTCCCAGGACACGCTCTCGACGGCGCTCGACAAGCTCCTGCTCGCCGAGCGCTGCGAGTCCACCGGTCGCACTCCGCGCACGGTGCTCGCCGGGGCTGACGCTGCCGCCGTCGACTGGGAATTCCCGGTCTTCGCCAAGCCCCGTCAGGGCGCGGGCAGTCGGGGCATCCGCATGGTCGCCGATCGCGCGGCGCTCGAATCGCTGCCGCTGGATGAAGGACTCATCGTCCAGGACTACCTTCCGGGCGAGGAGTACTCGGTCGACGTGATCGCGGATGCCGCCGGAACCGTGGTCGCCGCCGTGCCCCGCACCCGCGCCAGAGTCGACTCGGGCGTGGCGATCGCCGGTCGCACCGTGCACGACCCTGAGCTCGAGGAGACTGCCGCCGCCATCGCGCGGGCGATCGGTCTCGTCGGCGTCGCGAACGTGCAGCTCCGCCGTGACCGCGAGGGGCGGGCCGTGCTGCTCGAAGTCAACCCGCGGTTCCCCGGAGCCCTTCCGCTCACCGTCGCAGCTGGGGTGGACATCCCCTCGCTCGTCGCGGACCTGTTCCTCGGGCGGAGCATCCCCGCGAGCATCCCCTTCCGTGAGGTCGCCTCCGTGCGCTTTCTCGAAGACATCATCGTCGAGGTCGACGAGGTGCTCGTGTCCGCGCACGCCGGACATCAGGAGGAGCTGTGA
- a CDS encoding PHP domain-containing protein produces MTHALLSGDHHVHSTFSDDAVSTLAENVTAASVAGLETLRLVDHVRRTTTWVPEYLTAVRALHVPEGLTVLTGVEAKILDASGELDIPVLPAGIDRILIADHQFPGVDGPLSPSAVRERIAAGWGADDALDQLVSALIAAMRRHPGNQLAHCFSLLPKIGLGEDDLGAERAAAWATAAAETDTMVEVNEKWGCPGIPLLDALRDAGAELVASTDSHVASEVGRYSRVAELLGDRAAQR; encoded by the coding sequence GTGACCCACGCCCTGCTGAGCGGCGATCATCACGTCCACTCGACGTTCTCGGACGATGCCGTGTCGACGCTGGCCGAGAACGTGACGGCGGCATCCGTCGCGGGCCTCGAGACGCTCCGCCTCGTCGACCACGTCCGCCGCACCACCACCTGGGTTCCCGAGTACCTCACCGCGGTGCGCGCTCTGCACGTTCCGGAGGGGCTCACGGTCCTGACCGGTGTGGAGGCGAAGATCCTGGATGCATCGGGTGAGCTCGACATCCCCGTGCTGCCTGCGGGGATCGACCGGATTCTGATCGCGGACCACCAGTTCCCGGGGGTCGATGGGCCGCTCAGCCCGAGCGCAGTGCGCGAGCGGATCGCCGCGGGCTGGGGTGCCGACGATGCACTGGACCAGCTGGTGTCCGCCCTGATCGCGGCCATGCGCCGCCACCCGGGCAATCAGCTGGCGCACTGCTTCTCCCTCCTCCCGAAGATCGGGCTGGGCGAAGACGATCTCGGCGCGGAACGGGCCGCCGCCTGGGCGACGGCCGCCGCAGAGACCGACACGATGGTCGAGGTGAACGAGAAGTGGGGGTGTCCCGGCATCCCCCTGCTCGATGCCCTGCGCGATGCAGGCGCCGAGCTCGTCGCCTCCACCGACAGCCACGTGGCGTCCGAGGTGGGGCGCTATTCGCGCGTCGCCGAGCTCCTGGGCGACCGAGCGGCGCAGCGCTGA